The following are from one region of the Petrotoga mobilis SJ95 genome:
- a CDS encoding adenosine-specific kinase, translating to MDLNLDVVQLDIPEDTNIIVGQSHFIKTVEDIYESIVTTNPSLKFGLAFNEASGPRLVRYDGNDDELIKVAIDNAQKIGAGHCFVLIIKNGFPINIKNQLLNVQEVLNIFAATANPLQIIVAESDQGRGILGVIDGYPPLDVEKESDKEKRKTFLREVTKYKRW from the coding sequence ATGGATTTAAATCTCGATGTTGTACAGTTAGATATTCCCGAAGATACGAATATAATAGTGGGGCAATCGCATTTCATAAAAACCGTCGAAGATATCTATGAAAGTATAGTTACAACGAATCCTTCTTTAAAATTTGGCTTAGCTTTCAACGAAGCGTCTGGTCCACGCCTTGTAAGATACGATGGGAACGATGATGAGTTGATTAAAGTAGCTATCGATAACGCTCAAAAGATAGGAGCAGGTCATTGCTTTGTGTTAATTATTAAAAACGGGTTCCCAATAAACATAAAAAATCAACTATTGAATGTGCAAGAAGTACTCAATATTTTTGCTGCCACAGCAAACCCTTTACAAATAATTGTAGCTGAAAGTGATCAGGGAAGAGGTATATTAGGAGTAATAGACGGATATCCCCCGTTAGATGTAGAAAAAGAAAGCGACAAAGAAAAAAGAAAGACCTTCTTGCGAGAAGTAACAAAATACAAAAGATGGTAA
- a CDS encoding cation diffusion facilitator family transporter — protein MDLNHEEKERALDFRLLFSVILNFGITITEILGGIFSNSLALLSDAIHNLNDTTAILISYIARVLSKKKRDSKRTYGYKRVETLAAFVNTEILMVIAVYLLIEGINKLSNPSIIQGNIMLIVAFIGLAGNLATAYLLHSGSKTNLNVRATFVHILSDTFSSIFVIIGAFLIIYQKLYIVDAIFTLMISGYIFVESVPLLKNTVNILLQGTPTDIEIEKIKAKLEKFDFVKDVHHIHIWTTDGKDKYMEAHIRLQESLDQNNYDLDNCIDKLNKVLKEDFEIDHTTLQFEKNRCLEGEKVT, from the coding sequence ATGGATCTAAATCATGAAGAAAAAGAAAGGGCTCTAGATTTTAGACTTCTTTTTTCAGTTATACTAAATTTTGGAATAACTATAACAGAGATATTAGGTGGAATCTTTTCTAATAGTTTAGCTTTATTATCCGATGCCATACATAATCTTAACGATACTACCGCAATTCTTATAAGTTATATAGCAAGAGTTTTGTCAAAAAAGAAACGAGACTCAAAAAGGACATACGGCTATAAAAGGGTGGAGACACTTGCCGCTTTTGTAAATACAGAAATATTAATGGTTATTGCTGTTTATTTACTTATTGAAGGTATAAATAAATTATCAAATCCATCGATCATACAAGGTAACATTATGTTAATAGTTGCTTTCATTGGTTTAGCAGGTAATTTAGCAACTGCATATTTACTGCATTCTGGTTCAAAAACAAATCTAAATGTCAGAGCTACTTTTGTTCATATCCTTAGTGATACCTTTTCGTCTATATTCGTTATCATTGGGGCATTTTTGATCATTTATCAAAAACTTTATATCGTTGATGCTATATTCACTCTTATGATAAGCGGGTATATATTTGTAGAAAGTGTACCACTACTTAAGAACACTGTAAATATATTACTACAAGGAACTCCAACGGATATTGAAATTGAAAAAATAAAAGCAAAATTGGAGAAGTTTGATTTCGTAAAAGATGTTCACCATATCCACATTTGGACAACCGACGGAAAAGACAAATACATGGAAGCTCATATAAGACTTCAAGAAAGTTTGGACCAAAATAATTATGATTTAGATAATTGCATAGATAAATTAAACAAAGTTTTAAAAGAAGATTTTGAAATCGATCATACTACTTTGCAATTTGAAAAAAATAGATGTTTGGAAGGAGAAAAAGTCACATGA
- a CDS encoding exonuclease SbcCD subunit D, translated as MKFVHTADWHLGKIIYSNYMTLDQKYILDNFLAYLSKTPPDVLLIAGDLYDRGIPPSEAVNLLNEVLSKIVLGLKIPTLIISGNHDSDERLEFLNGILSNMNLHIEGTLKKEVKKITFNDEYGPVNFFMLPYVDSQKAGDIFETNFEDKTQLLKHYLDSIDLDEDERNVLIAHEYIKGGLNSESERPLTIGGSEYVDPDIFEKFDYVALGHLHRPQKIKNIYYSGSLLKYSFSEADHIKGMNLVEMKEKGNIKVEKLSFKTAKDMKIIRGSFDDIMKMESSEDYLQIILENTKPVYDAINKLRAKFPNVLSLDFPNLKTNDEIKTRDYNIRKISPVDLFKLFYQEVKNQELSFEEKQIVTSIFNGLQKTSGDDI; from the coding sequence ATGAAATTTGTTCATACTGCGGATTGGCATCTTGGAAAGATAATATATTCCAACTATATGACTTTGGATCAAAAATATATTTTAGATAACTTTTTGGCATATTTATCCAAAACTCCACCGGATGTATTATTGATAGCAGGAGATTTATACGATAGAGGCATTCCTCCATCAGAGGCAGTTAATCTACTGAACGAAGTACTCTCCAAAATTGTACTCGGATTAAAAATTCCCACACTCATAATCTCAGGAAATCACGATAGCGATGAGAGACTTGAGTTCTTGAATGGTATACTCTCTAATATGAATCTTCATATCGAAGGTACTTTGAAAAAAGAAGTTAAAAAAATCACCTTTAATGACGAGTATGGTCCCGTTAATTTTTTTATGCTTCCATACGTTGATTCTCAAAAAGCCGGTGATATATTCGAGACAAATTTTGAGGATAAAACCCAGCTTTTAAAGCACTACTTAGACAGTATCGATTTGGATGAAGATGAAAGGAACGTATTAATAGCCCACGAATACATAAAGGGTGGATTGAATAGTGAATCCGAAAGACCTCTGACAATTGGAGGAAGTGAATATGTGGATCCAGATATCTTTGAAAAATTTGATTACGTTGCCCTTGGACATCTTCACAGACCTCAAAAGATCAAAAATATTTATTATTCCGGTTCTCTTTTAAAGTACTCCTTCAGTGAAGCAGACCATATAAAAGGAATGAACTTAGTAGAAATGAAAGAAAAGGGAAATATAAAAGTTGAAAAATTGAGCTTTAAGACCGCTAAAGATATGAAAATAATAAGAGGATCATTTGATGACATAATGAAAATGGAGAGTTCAGAAGATTATCTTCAAATCATATTAGAAAACACCAAACCCGTTTATGACGCTATAAACAAATTGAGAGCAAAATTCCCAAATGTTCTATCCCTTGATTTCCCCAATTTAAAAACAAACGATGAAATAAAAACAAGGGATTATAATATAAGGAAAATATCGCCAGTGGATCTTTTCAAATTGTTTTACCAAGAAGTCAAAAACCAAGAACTCTCTTTTGAAGAAAAACAGATAGTGACAAGCATTTTCAACGGGCTACAAAAAACAAGCGGTGATGATATATGA
- a CDS encoding AAA family ATPase — translation MKPIKLKFQAFGPFLEEQEIDFNKLRNDTLFLITGPTGAGKTTIFDAICYALYGNGSMDERGDAIARSHFADENTDTYVEFEFQFKDKIIEVSRTPSYERSKKDGEGTTKQNSQASIKIYQNGELILHETGVKKVNSKVEEYLGLNYEQFKQIVMIPQGEFRKFITANSNERAEIFKKIFDISIYERFEQKIDEIFKNIEKGLKEQQQKVRNILETINLESEEYKQLLKEENIDPENLIDQLTKEIKKRETSKEETEKQKSQKQDKLQKLNTNLEKIKKTNELIEKKETLKKEIEELQQNSKYIQEREELLNRLKKAKEILPYEERYVEYLKELNDKKNQLKDQQDILDKSMEEKQRIDEKLPEIEKQYQKISAVEKEIEDLNQKLDKYVEYKNLIKEYNTKKKLLDEKVKESQEKDKELSETQGKLEQNEKYISENEDINVEILKNEINTNEKLLSAANELSKNYEELALLHKDYKKVKKQKEEIEIEIQNLREEQNKKTTDFIKSQAYHLATTLKEGEPCPVCGSLVHPSPAKSSGKLITEKELEEINQKLNEKEKEKAMILRNYEDVSNKYSQEVSLFKSEYKRICEELQIPQESEYIYTHIQNLIKILEDRLNQQKQEYGQKIKIYNKVKSLKNDNKKIKEEIKELEEQRENLRKIIDESRSKIIELETKITNLKEQLENKTENEIKSEIQEKRKFIHNIKTTYEQKREEANRISEIINSSKGTIKTLTEDITKLDDQVKNAEQKFDQMVEKMGFKNQQEYKILKEQINLIETLEDEVQKYKEELKNKQTLLIDLEESTKNLKKIDETPIANEIDQLQKEIEELIKNETNLEYEIKHLKGTKTNLETVIKEIEKQEKEYSTIKNLRDVSKGDNNTRISLSKYVLAYYFEEILAQANLRLNKLTDGRYHLHRSSKVLDARKSEGLEIMVFDIYTGKEREIKTLSGGESFKAALALALGLADVVQSEAGGISLDTIFIDEGFGSLDTNSLDSAIEVLTELNSTGRMVGIISHVSELKERIKSKIEVIPGKTGSYIKF, via the coding sequence ATGAAACCAATAAAATTAAAATTCCAGGCATTTGGACCTTTTTTGGAAGAGCAAGAAATAGATTTTAACAAATTAAGAAACGATACTTTATTCTTAATTACAGGTCCAACAGGTGCAGGAAAAACTACTATTTTCGACGCTATCTGTTATGCCTTATACGGAAATGGTTCGATGGATGAAAGAGGAGATGCGATAGCCAGGTCTCATTTTGCAGATGAAAACACCGACACATACGTGGAATTTGAATTTCAATTTAAAGATAAAATAATCGAAGTCTCAAGAACCCCTTCTTACGAAAGATCCAAAAAAGATGGTGAGGGTACCACAAAGCAAAACAGTCAAGCTAGTATAAAAATATATCAAAATGGTGAATTGATATTACACGAAACTGGGGTTAAAAAAGTAAATAGTAAGGTAGAAGAATATTTAGGCCTTAACTATGAACAATTCAAGCAAATAGTGATGATTCCCCAAGGAGAATTCAGAAAGTTTATAACAGCCAATTCAAATGAAAGAGCGGAGATCTTTAAGAAGATATTTGACATAAGTATATATGAGCGCTTCGAACAAAAAATAGACGAGATTTTTAAAAATATAGAAAAAGGATTAAAAGAACAACAACAAAAAGTCAGAAACATATTAGAAACAATAAACCTTGAATCAGAAGAATACAAACAATTGTTGAAAGAAGAAAATATCGATCCTGAAAATCTAATCGATCAATTAACAAAGGAAATTAAGAAAAGGGAAACTTCAAAAGAAGAAACCGAAAAACAAAAATCTCAAAAACAAGACAAACTGCAAAAACTAAATACAAATCTTGAAAAGATAAAAAAAACCAATGAACTAATCGAAAAGAAAGAGACCCTTAAAAAAGAGATTGAAGAACTCCAACAAAATTCCAAGTATATCCAAGAAAGAGAAGAACTCCTTAACAGGTTAAAAAAGGCAAAAGAGATACTTCCATACGAAGAAAGATACGTAGAGTATTTGAAAGAATTAAACGATAAAAAGAACCAACTCAAAGATCAACAAGATATATTAGATAAAAGTATGGAAGAAAAGCAACGAATAGACGAAAAATTACCAGAAATTGAAAAGCAATATCAAAAGATATCCGCAGTTGAAAAAGAAATTGAAGATCTCAATCAAAAATTAGATAAATACGTTGAGTACAAAAACTTAATAAAAGAATACAATACCAAAAAGAAACTCTTGGATGAAAAGGTTAAAGAAAGCCAAGAAAAGGACAAGGAACTTTCGGAAACTCAAGGAAAATTGGAACAAAACGAAAAATATATATCAGAAAACGAAGATATAAACGTTGAAATACTTAAAAACGAAATTAATACAAATGAAAAATTATTATCTGCAGCCAACGAATTATCCAAAAACTACGAAGAATTGGCACTCTTACACAAAGATTATAAAAAAGTAAAGAAGCAAAAAGAAGAAATAGAGATAGAAATCCAGAACTTAAGGGAAGAACAAAATAAAAAGACTACCGATTTTATAAAATCACAGGCATATCATCTCGCAACTACTTTAAAAGAAGGAGAACCGTGTCCCGTTTGTGGATCTCTTGTTCACCCTTCTCCTGCCAAAAGTAGTGGAAAATTAATAACAGAAAAAGAACTAGAGGAAATCAATCAAAAATTAAATGAAAAAGAGAAAGAAAAGGCAATGATACTAAGAAATTACGAAGATGTATCAAACAAATATTCACAAGAGGTATCTTTATTTAAATCGGAATACAAAAGAATCTGTGAAGAACTACAAATCCCCCAAGAAAGCGAGTATATATACACTCATATACAAAATTTAATAAAAATACTCGAAGATAGATTAAACCAACAAAAACAAGAATATGGCCAAAAAATAAAAATATACAATAAAGTCAAATCCCTAAAAAACGATAATAAAAAGATCAAAGAAGAAATTAAAGAGCTAGAAGAACAAAGAGAAAATTTGAGAAAAATTATTGATGAATCGAGATCAAAAATTATAGAACTAGAAACTAAAATCACAAATCTCAAAGAACAATTAGAGAACAAAACTGAAAATGAAATAAAAAGCGAGATACAAGAAAAAAGAAAATTTATCCATAATATCAAAACTACTTACGAACAAAAAAGAGAAGAAGCTAACAGAATCTCAGAAATAATAAACTCTTCAAAAGGAACAATAAAAACATTAACCGAAGACATAACTAAATTAGACGACCAAGTAAAAAATGCTGAACAAAAATTCGATCAAATGGTAGAAAAAATGGGATTTAAGAATCAACAAGAATATAAAATACTGAAAGAACAAATTAACTTAATAGAAACTTTAGAAGATGAAGTTCAAAAATATAAAGAAGAATTAAAGAATAAGCAGACTCTTCTCATCGATTTAGAAGAATCCACTAAAAACCTTAAAAAAATTGATGAAACTCCTATAGCAAATGAAATAGATCAATTACAAAAGGAAATTGAAGAATTAATCAAAAATGAAACAAATTTAGAATATGAAATAAAGCATCTTAAAGGCACAAAAACTAATTTAGAAACTGTCATAAAAGAGATAGAAAAACAAGAAAAAGAATACTCAACCATAAAGAACTTAAGAGATGTCAGTAAAGGTGACAACAATACAAGGATCAGCCTTAGTAAATACGTGCTAGCCTATTATTTCGAAGAAATATTAGCTCAAGCGAATCTAAGATTAAACAAATTAACAGATGGGAGATATCATTTGCATAGATCTTCTAAGGTACTTGATGCAAGGAAGAGCGAAGGTTTAGAAATCATGGTTTTTGATATCTACACTGGAAAAGAAAGAGAAATAAAAACACTTTCAGGAGGAGAAAGTTTTAAAGCTGCACTAGCTCTTGCTTTAGGATTAGCCGATGTGGTGCAAAGCGAAGCTGGTGGTATTTCTTTAGATACGATTTTCATAGATGAAGGATTTGGCAGCCTTGATACAAACTCTCTTGATAGTGCAATCGAAGTATTAACGGAGCTAAACAGCACTGGGAGAATGGTGGGTATAATATCTCATGTAAGTGAATTGAAAGAAAGAATTAAATCAAAAATCGAGGTAATACCAGGAAAAACTGGTAGCTACATAAAGTTTTGA
- a CDS encoding ferritin-like domain-containing protein, with amino-acid sequence MNEKKALGILEYSLSKELEGMQFYESKAKTVKIKQVKETFEDLSSMEKGHADYISSLIKDVKSHDYGHFSQPTDVGKSFSKRATQEIAYQGDFTAVKSDIPVLRMAYLIEEDFMNFYNKAAESVEDEELKKILNHLAEWEKEHRDRIYTLYQKLSKDYWEHMDVEPLY; translated from the coding sequence TTGAATGAAAAAAAGGCTCTTGGTATATTAGAATATTCTTTATCTAAGGAATTAGAAGGAATGCAATTTTACGAATCAAAAGCAAAAACAGTAAAAATTAAACAAGTTAAGGAAACCTTTGAAGATTTAAGCAGCATGGAGAAAGGTCACGCAGATTATATAAGTAGCCTAATAAAAGATGTAAAAAGTCATGATTATGGACATTTCTCACAACCCACTGATGTGGGCAAATCTTTTTCCAAAAGAGCTACCCAAGAAATAGCTTACCAGGGTGATTTTACAGCAGTAAAATCCGATATTCCTGTATTAAGAATGGCGTATCTTATCGAAGAAGATTTCATGAATTTCTATAACAAAGCTGCTGAAAGTGTTGAAGATGAAGAGTTGAAAAAGATATTGAATCATCTAGCAGAATGGGAAAAAGAACATAGAGATAGAATTTATACGCTCTATCAAAAATTATCCAAAGATTATTGGGAACATATGGATGTAGAACCATTGTATTAA
- a CDS encoding YbhB/YbcL family Raf kinase inhibitor-like protein, producing MALKISSPVFKNNDYIPSTYTCEGRDISPILLIEGIPEKAKSLALIMDDPDAPMGTFVHWVAWNIELVEEIPERIPKEYSVTNPLSLNQGKNSAHQTGYMGPCPPVGHGVHHYHFKLYALDTTLDLPQNTTKEDLLKAMEGHIIEKAEIVGLYKRD from the coding sequence ATGGCTTTAAAAATTTCCTCACCAGTTTTTAAAAACAACGATTATATTCCAAGTACTTATACTTGCGAGGGTAGGGATATCAGCCCTATATTGTTAATCGAAGGAATTCCCGAAAAAGCGAAATCTTTGGCGTTGATAATGGACGATCCAGATGCTCCGATGGGGACCTTTGTGCATTGGGTAGCATGGAACATTGAGTTAGTTGAAGAGATTCCTGAAAGGATCCCAAAAGAATACTCTGTAACTAATCCGCTTTCATTAAATCAAGGGAAAAACAGTGCTCATCAAACTGGATACATGGGCCCTTGCCCTCCTGTTGGGCATGGAGTTCACCATTACCATTTCAAACTTTATGCATTAGATACAACTTTAGATTTACCTCAAAACACAACAAAAGAAGATTTATTGAAAGCTATGGAAGGGCATATAATAGAAAAAGCTGAAATTGTAGGATTGTATAAAAGAGATTGA
- a CDS encoding DUF2179 domain-containing protein, translating into MEVSSFVDSTFFSLVIFPIIIFAMRLCDVSLMTIRIIFVSKGIKFWASVLGFFEITVWLIAISQVMNNLDKPLYAIAYALGFATGNYLGAFLEEKIAIGVNLVRVITNKEAQPLVDYLNKEGFGVTSIDAEGSKGPVKIIYSVVRRKDLKKIIDIVNEFNPNAFYSIEEVRGINKGIFPPQNVNFKFRNKLTRKGK; encoded by the coding sequence GTGGAAGTTTCTTCTTTTGTGGATTCTACCTTTTTTTCCCTGGTAATCTTTCCCATTATAATTTTTGCCATGAGGCTTTGTGATGTAAGTCTGATGACGATAAGAATCATCTTCGTCTCAAAAGGGATTAAGTTTTGGGCATCGGTACTAGGATTTTTTGAAATAACGGTATGGCTTATAGCTATTTCTCAAGTTATGAATAATTTGGATAAACCTCTTTATGCGATTGCCTATGCCTTGGGATTCGCTACTGGAAACTATCTGGGGGCTTTTTTGGAAGAGAAAATAGCTATTGGAGTAAATTTAGTACGTGTCATAACCAATAAAGAAGCCCAACCTTTAGTTGATTATTTGAATAAAGAGGGTTTTGGAGTGACGAGTATAGATGCGGAAGGATCTAAAGGACCTGTAAAAATTATCTACAGTGTGGTTAGGAGGAAAGATTTAAAAAAGATTATCGATATAGTTAATGAGTTCAATCCAAATGCATTTTATTCAATCGAAGAAGTTCGTGGTATCAACAAGGGAATTTTTCCTCCACAAAACGTTAATTTCAAATTTAGAAATAAACTCACTAGAAAAGGGAAATAA
- a CDS encoding response regulator transcription factor — MFRILVVEDDKAISRLLELELTHVGYNVKIAKDGDEALKFYENFKPDIILLDIMLPIRDGFEVAEAIRDYDSDIGIIMITAKGELESKVKGLKNADDYVVKPFEIEEILARIEALLKRMGKTKELIKVGDIEIYPQNMEVLVNKKNVHLSLTEFNILKLLAINKNIVVSKEKILEEIWGYYDEENNNLVEVYINYLRKKLKDSTQNIETVRGVGYVIREKESKT; from the coding sequence ATGTTTAGAATTCTAGTGGTAGAAGATGATAAAGCAATCTCAAGGCTTTTAGAGTTGGAATTAACTCATGTCGGCTACAACGTAAAAATAGCAAAAGATGGAGATGAGGCTTTAAAATTCTATGAAAATTTTAAGCCTGATATAATATTATTGGATATAATGTTGCCTATAAGAGATGGATTTGAAGTTGCTGAGGCAATTAGAGACTATGACAGTGATATTGGAATAATAATGATCACAGCCAAAGGAGAGTTGGAAAGTAAGGTTAAAGGTTTAAAAAATGCTGATGATTATGTCGTTAAACCTTTTGAAATAGAAGAAATATTGGCAAGAATAGAGGCTTTATTAAAAAGAATGGGGAAAACTAAAGAACTAATAAAAGTAGGAGACATAGAGATTTATCCTCAAAACATGGAAGTTCTTGTAAACAAAAAAAATGTTCATTTGAGCCTCACGGAATTTAACATACTAAAGTTACTGGCTATCAATAAAAATATAGTTGTCTCAAAAGAAAAAATCTTAGAAGAGATTTGGGGATACTACGATGAAGAGAACAACAACTTAGTTGAAGTATACATCAATTATTTAAGAAAAAAATTGAAAGATTCCACACAAAATATAGAAACTGTGCGAGGTGTTGGTTACGTTATTAGGGAGAAAGAAAGTAAAACATAG
- a CDS encoding class I SAM-dependent methyltransferase — translation MWIFFTILALLILYLLFFWIIPFSLKGAIFDPSRKRDVKKMVDIAEIKGDEISVDLGSGDGRVVIAFAEKGAQAHGFEINPFLVLISRINIRRAGLKGKAFIHWKNFWKADLSKFDIITVFQVDFAMNELENKLKKELKPGAKVISNQWTFPKWKYSKYENGIYVYDSSELPIK, via the coding sequence ATGTGGATATTTTTTACAATTTTAGCTTTATTAATATTATATTTACTTTTTTTCTGGATAATTCCTTTTTCGTTGAAGGGTGCAATCTTTGATCCAAGTAGAAAAAGAGACGTTAAAAAAATGGTTGACATAGCAGAAATAAAGGGGGACGAGATATCGGTAGATTTAGGATCGGGAGATGGCCGTGTTGTTATAGCCTTTGCTGAAAAAGGTGCACAAGCTCATGGTTTTGAGATAAATCCTTTTTTAGTTTTGATTTCAAGGATAAATATTAGAAGAGCCGGGCTAAAAGGAAAGGCATTCATTCATTGGAAAAACTTTTGGAAAGCGGATTTATCTAAATTCGATATTATAACAGTTTTTCAAGTGGATTTTGCGATGAATGAATTAGAAAACAAGTTAAAAAAAGAACTCAAGCCGGGTGCAAAAGTAATTTCAAATCAATGGACTTTCCCGAAATGGAAATATTCAAAATATGAAAATGGTATCTATGTTTATGATTCAAGTGAATTGCCAATAAAATAA